The genomic segment catccaTATATGGataaaactgagaagaaaaacatagaacaaatatatttaatttattagtTATGGGATTATAGGtagtatttttaaatcaaaattttcttttatttaacatttaaaagagATTTATATAAAGGAAACAGTAACGAATTAGTGCGTCACAATGTTTCAACTAGCCAGAATACACACAAAATGGAGCATCCCAGGCAATGGAAGGAAACATTCGTAGCAatttaaaatatctcaaaaacccacacctgtaatcccagctactcaggaggctgaggcaggagaattgtttgaacccggagGAAGTTacggtgaaccgagattgcaccactgtactccagtctgagtgatagagtgagacttcatctcaaaataaataaataaaataaaatactttaaaaacctactaatttaaaaaaatgtatctgatctttgtacatatttatggggtacatgtgatattttgttacacgGATAGAAtacataatgatcaaatcagaataTTTAGGGTATCACCTGAAGTATTTACAATtcctttgtgttgggaacatttcaagtcctctcttctagctattctGAAACATATAATACACTGTTGTTAAGTATAGTCACCCTATCCTGctatagaaaattaaaacttattCCTTCTCTGTAACTGTATGTGCCCATTAACCAACCTTTCTCACCACCCCCAAtaccctttccagcctcagaTAACTATCAAACTGCATCTCTACCTTCATGagatcaccttttttttttttttttttttaatgcccacatatgagtgagaacaaaaAGTATACTAATTTATCTCTGCCAGGATAGACAAGAAATGTATACTCTGGCTTGTCTCTGGAGAAGGGCACAAGGTAGCTATGGAAAAGAAGCAGGAAGGAGGTCTTCCTCTGTATACCATTTTGGTACCTTTTGAATTAGAAATTAATGTAGTGTATtaccaacaaaaagaaagatagaaaaaaatgtatactcaTCTTCCTTGCCTTAGTACAGGAAGTAGAATTAGCATGATTCTtgaatttttgtttccttatcttAAGAATTCTCCACCTCTATTTTATATGGATCATTTGGAAAACACATGTATTTAAGTAAACAACTTCCCTACATATGTTTCAGTGCAGTTTAATGCCATATATATGacactttttaagaaaatagcTTTATCTGGGCATTGTGAAAcattcaaaaagtataaaatatggaGACCCTATATTTTTTTAGATGATGGAACACATAAAGAAGTATAAGTAATAGGGCAAACTCAGAGTTGTGCACATGAAATTATTACTGCAATGCCTAGCATAGACTCAAACACACAATTCAATTAGACAAAGATCAGAGTGTGCTAGAGTATGTAGATAGAGAAGATTTTGTGCAATGTTTTTATTAGTTAGGTCATGCCAAGCTGCAGTAACACATTCATCCtaatattttaatgattaaaGAACAATGTATTTGCTTATCTCTCATATAGCAGTCCAGGGTAGGTTGGGGGTTGGTTGAGTGACCTTTTCCATTATCAGAAAAGAATTCAAACTGGGGATTACTTTGTCACTATCAATGTGTCCTCAGGGCATCTATCGCAGTCAGCCAAAGggaaaagaacacagagaagcaTGGGAACACTCCTGAGTGAGTCCACTCCTAGAAGTGCACACACCCTTTCCTCTCACACTCCACTAGCTGTGGCTCAGCAACAAGGCCACACCACACTACATGAGATGCAGGGCTAGCCACACAGTTGACCTTTCCATTGCAATAGAGAAGTAGAACGGATTTTGGTGGACAGCTGGGAGTTTCTATCCCAGATACGGAACATCAATGATTTGGAGGAATAAAGAAGATGAGGAATGGCTTTGCCCAGGCAGGAAAAACAGTAAGTATAACCAGGCTATTAAACCTAGCCAGGACTCCATTTCTTTAGCTGATAAAGAAAACTTAttctaaatgttttctaaaattgtttCTGGCTTTTAAATTTCTGTGCTTCTGAGAGCTAACATTCTGTGGGTATTGTGTTCAGCTGAAGCAAGGTGCTCATGTTTGAAATGGTGCAAGATAACTCTTATGATATGGATAGAGTGGCTCTTGAATAATCAATGTATTTCAcgggagatttttttaaaaaaatcaacagataTTGATCAAGTACctacctgtgatggttaattttaagtgtcaacttgactgggtgaAAGGATACCCatatagctggtaaaacattatttctaggggtgtgtgggtgtttctggaagagattagtatttaaatcagtagactgagtaaagaagatccacCCTCAGCAATATGAGTAGGCACCATCCTGTCTAGTGAGGGCTTGGATAGAACACAAAGGTGAAGGAACTGTGAGTTTGCTCTCATTCTCTTgctgagctgggacatccatatTCTCCTGCCCTTGCACATTGGAACTCCTAGTCTCAGGCCTTTGACCTTGAACCATGAACTTTCccggttctccagcttgcagagggCATATGATTGAACTTCTTAGCCTCCTAATAGTGTGGGCCAATTCTCTCCATGTATGAGGATAATACATCTTCTCGTACATTTTTCTACATACCATATTGGtttcatttctctggagaaccctgactaacataCTATTTACATACTATACACTTTAAGAGGTGCTGTGGAGGACACAAAAGAGTtaactcattattattattattactttttttgggagacggagtctcgctctgctgcccaggctggagtgcagtggcccgatctcagctcactgcaagctccgcctcccgggttcacgccattctcctgcctcagcctcccgagtagctgggactacagacgcccgccaccgcgcccggctagttttttgtatttttttttagtagagacggggtttcaccgtgttagccaggatggtctcgatctcctgacctcgtgatccgcccgtctcggcctcccaaagtgctgggattacaggcttgagccaccgcgcccggccgagttaaCTCATTATTTTAGATAATAGATTAAGTACTACAAATGCACCTCAACTTATCACGGGGTTGTGTCCTGATAAACCCCTTGTACATTGAAAATCCTAAATTAAAAATGCGTTTAACACACTTAATCTACCAATCATCATAGCtcagcctagcctaccttaaatgtgcttaGACACTTACATCGGTCTATAATTGGGTAAAATGATCAAAttcaaagcctattttataataatgtggtgaatatttcatgtaatttattgaatactttactgaaagtgaaaaacagaatggttgtacgAGTACTCAAAATGctgtttctactgaatgcatatggCTGTTGCACCAtgataaagtcaaaaaattgtaagttgaaccatTGTATATCAGGGACTGTCTGTATTTATGGGACAGCTGAGTTGAATGAAGAGAAGGGAAATTtaacaatgaaacagaatgggATATGTTCCCAGGATTCCAGACCTCACAATACAGGGTAGGAGATTGGGGTGAAGATGAAATGATCTTTGAGTATCATCTAATgacttttctgaagaaaaaagaatctataaTGTGAACTTTTTTCCCCCTGATTTGTCTCTTGCAATTGGCAATATTAAATTGTCATTCATTGAGAGTTCTGATTAATCAACATTGAGTTAACTTTGGTTTCACTGCAAGGAAGAATGCACGACTCCATCCTCTATATTTTACGGGCcagttaattaatttaaaattcttcatGAGGTGAAATCAAACCTTTAGGCAATCAAGGCATTCCCCAAAATACACCAATTCCTATGAAAATAAATTCTCAGGTGCCATAATCACCTGAAAACTGCCCACTGTAGTCTTCCACTGTTGTTAATTCTTAGCCAGTCATATTGCTAATGTATTCCAGGACTCTTATCTTTGGATATAAGGATTTAACCTGACTTAATTTGGATTTATCCTGACTTACTTTTCTGTAGTTTGAGTTTCTAAAAGATTTGTGATCATAGATAAATTATTATCCTAAATATTTTAGGGGGAGGTTATTTCCGCTGTTTTCAGGTTCAGTTTTGGCTACTGGGTCCTGTCTTGTTATAAACTCATTgcaattatttttgttgtcttgAATACCTGCTTCAGTTTACCTTTCTTATGTAACACAGAACCTGGGACTAGGAGTCAGGAGAAATGCATTTCAGGTGGGTTTGCCATTTACTAGTGGGCACATCATTACCCTCATAGGGACTTGCGTTTTCTTGTCTGTCAAATAAGAGGATTAAGAAGGTAGTGTAGGTGGCACTGTCTTTGAAATATTACTCTTCTATATGTTAATATGTCTATACATTTAAAAGTTCtgtcactttaatttttaaacagtttgTGACCGAGGGAAAATTAGCTTCCATGAATGTCCTTTTCCTCAATAGCAGTACTAAAAGGCACAAAACGGTTTTGTAGAAATGTGTGTATTTGCATGCTTAAGTGGGCTCTGATTTATATTGTGCCAAGTACCATTATTGACAATTAGGTATGCTTTGCAATGAAATTTTGACTTAGAAATATATGTGGCATATATTCTACTCCAATTTAAAAACAAGCTTatgggaaactttaaaaaaattctacaaacCTTGCTAACATCTAAGAACTGTATAAATCgatttatagggttttttttttttctagcataGAAATAATGTTCACATCTCTCAACTTTTGAACATCCAATAGTTTTAAACCTTGTTATTTCATgtcaaaacaataataatcataatgGCAGCTCACAAGTAGAGAGTTCTTTCTTACTAGATGCCATGCTATGtacaaaatgttttatgtaaGTTATCCTTTCGCCCTGCTTTAAAATCTCCACAGCCAAGCTGCCTATTTAATATGTATCTAAGGGAAACCTTCGTGTTCAATTggtatcacacacacacacacacacacacatacacacacacacacacagagagagagagagagagagagagagagagagagagaataagcccttgtgaggaaaagaaacaaggagaacagagtctttaaaaaaaaccacCCAGGATTCATGTGACAGATCTagcaaattctttttatttacataGAAATGTGTACGCATACTTTCTCTATACACAGAAAATtctaagtatatatatacatatatgattcccacatattttacaataaataatattttactcttgtttctaggtgaaaataaaaagatgtctCAAAATATTACTCACCAAccacaaaattacaaaaacacgtggtgaactcagagcaagaacttCAAGCCTGCATTACCACACACTAAGCCTAGTACAATttttacaaaagacaaaaattgaaCACTGCAGATATTAccagtaaaaggaaagaaatgaagatatAAAATAGAGAACAGAGCTCTTGGTTTTTTGAACAGTGTGGTAAGACTACTTCTTGTTGTTTAGGACTTATCTTCCTTTAGTCCTCAATTTAATGTTTtactttaattaatattttacaataagaagggagaaagaagttAACATCTATTGTAAAATGACTGACAATTCCATGAGCGTCCTGAGTTCTAGAAGCCTTTTTCCTGATCAACTAGACACCTCTTTCTGTTATAATTTAATAATCATCCAGTTCTACCATGTAGCATTGCTATTCACCCCCACAGGGAAGATGAGAAGGGCACTGACTATGAAGTGACATTAATTTGGAAGTCATTTCAAAAGTCTGGTAAGCCATGTATCTTGCTTGTCAGTACTTAATAattagaaatgtttaaatataacTCTCTATTTCCACATAGAGTTTGAtcttttattcaaatattaaCTAAATGCAAGGAGAACTTAATCTGGGAGGCTAGAAATAATGAATCCATAATCCTGAAATTTCCTCCCTCCACTTCccacttttgttttctattctagTCTAGGAAACAAGCACTTTCTCTCAACTTCAGAGTTGTTCTACACATGTGTAAAGAATCACACTACCGAATGAATTGAATAAAGCTCTAAGCTATAGGATGCATacacattttgtcattttttgatTAATCCCACAGCATTTGAATTTATCAGAAGAGTCTAAAAGCATcatgaattttgttgttgttgaacaAACTTATTCTCAGATTTGCTTTCCCATTACATCAGTATTCAAACTCAGAAGGGAATCATAAGAATGGTGACCAACACAGGGCTATGTGCTTAAATCACATTCCACGCAACTCTAGCTCAGATGATAAGGAACTTGGTTCCACTGTGGCACTGTAACTTCACACACGAGTTTTGGAACAAATTTTACCCTTTTTTCTCTCATATCAATAACAGCACAGATGGATGGGGAaaagatagaaatataaaaacaagttCCAATGTCAAAAACacaattcatttatcaaatacaATCTTTTCCTTTACTGCATCTGCTATTTCTGCGGTAACCTTCCAAAACATATTTCAAAGGCAGGCTCATTTCAAGAGCAATGTTTATCACATGCATAATTTTGTTCCTTCTTGTCACATATTGCTATCATTGATGTTTCTTTCAGAGAAACAATAAGATTTCTAGAACTTAAGTCATCTTGCATGAAAGTGATGGTTTCATAAACAATTGAACTTTTTAGATAAAGGTACCTATGATAGAAACAAACAAATCTCACATTTAAAgatatctctttttctttttttaaatttgaaaacctgATAGGGAACTATTTGTTCACCGCCATAAACAAAAGGGATCCTTTACCATAAAGAGCTGGGCTTGTTTCTTGGTCATtctaatcaaatatatatatatacacacacatatccctCATTTCTACCACAACAGGAAGGTCAGCCGGAAGATAagtatggggtctcactatggtaATTGTAGTCAGGGCACACCTTTTGCACGAGTTTATAATCAACACTGTAAAAGGCAATGTAAATGCAAATGACCTTGAAGGGCTTGGAGCACAACCAAGACACATGGCTCTGAGTCTGCTCCTGGTAGCAGATCTTGGATGGGTCAAAGTTGCACAGGGCGGTCTTTTTCGCCCGATCTGTTTTTTCATACTCAATGCGACAATTGAAAGATTTAGATTCCTTGGTCTCCAAGGTAGACTGGGGGGAAACTTCAAATTCCACCACCTTGGAGGGTGGTACCAAGCTCACTGAAACATTGCCCAGGCCTGTTGAATTATGTCGGAAATACACACTGAAGGTTCCATTTCCATGGTCAACAATTTTCCCTGTGATGAGGAGATTGAGTTTGACAGTTTTAATGTTGGAATGAAAGTCACCCCAtccaaacattttcttaaattttcctgTTTTCACTATTGGCCTCCGTTTAGTTCTTGCCAATGGCTCCTGAACCTCCGTGATGTTGGCCAGCCAATCCCAAAAGTTTTCCATGCTGTCTGCATACGCCATGGGGCCGGGCTTGGGCACCGGAGACTGTTTAACAAACAGGCGCAGGGGACTGATGATCCTTGAGTGCACCACGTTGCCGACCAAGGTCCCTGGAGCATCTTTGTCTTCCCAATCCAGCCCCTCCGTGGCATGTACCACTTCCTTACTGTCACAAAATAGCTGTtcgaaaagaagaaagagaaataaactttagGTTAATACCGTGACTGCGCACTCAAACTGAAATCAAACCGCAAGGGAAATTCTTTCAATATTATTTAGATTCTTATTCGACagcatttcacacacacacagctgggcTCAACAGTGTAACAAGATGAGCATTTAATTCAAGCAATGGAAAACCGtgaatatgaaaatttaaaaaggtgaTGTTAAGAacaaagtatttcattttaatggGTTGATGTGGTTTTAGTCTCTGTTTCCTGATCTTCACAATGCTAATTTTCCAGTTTGGGGGAAGAGTATATTTTGACTTCTCGTTTGATATAATCATTAAATTGTCAACTCTTTTCTTTCAGgtagaagacaaaaatagaatGCTGAAGGTATCTACCAAGGAGCTAAAAACTGTCAATGATATTGATAAGTCTTTTAAgtatatttggaaatattaagGTGATTATTATGTTCAAAGGCTTATAACATGTAATTTCATAGCTCTTTATATAATTCCGTCTCAAACTCTGTAACAAAAAAAGGCATGTGATGAGGATTAGAAAGTTCTACAAAATTTTTAGTtgaaaaaatataagtaaaaatttaGTTGcctttatagaaacagaaagtaatgTAGAGAGGTATATTTTGAATTAATAGGTTGTATAggatttaataaattttattacaaCTGAATTATATCCTAAAATAATTGCTAAGAAAATGTCATGTGCATATGTTTTATGGGTTTCTCAGTATTTTGGTTCAAATAATAGCCACTGAAACATAAGACTTTATttgcatttgatttttctttttcttctttttatagtacaagagtccccatgtttactaaaaataatttagttaAGTAGATACGGATTTTAAGGGACAGAATCATTATATATGATGCTGTTGCATGGAGTGAATATTTATGGGTGATTTataaaaagtctggaaaataGAGGTTTCTAGTGGAAACACAGCCTCTTATCTCTAACGGCACAAACTACTCTTGTAATGATTCTCCGGAAAACTGTCAGCATGATGAAATGGGTGAGGAAAGAAATGAGGCTGTGTTTATGTCCTTTCTCTAGCCCTTTCAAACTTGGCAAAGCACTTGGTAAAAATGGTTTCAGATTATTCCCAAAATTACTGCTTTCAGtccaattttgaaaataaatgaaagacacAGCCTGATTATAAATACAGCATTTGACTAGATGGCATAGTTTGATAACATAAGGTTATCTATTGCATGTTCATAAAAGTTTAGAAGCTTAAATCCTAACAGGGCTTTGTGAAAAGTATTTTCACCTATGTCTAGTCCCCAAATCACTTTAGGAATCCAAGGACTCAAAAGGTATAGCTAGgtttcttgaaaattattttttactttggtAAGGATGGGAGGGTGCTACAACATATACTTCTCCCTTTGGTTAATTTCCTGGAAgcttttcttcctcatttctggagtttaaaaaaattcagaacaaGTTGGTATGATGCATATTCTTACATTTTGAGAACCTAAATCCATATGGCCTCTTCTTAGGGGCTTATACACCCTGAATTGatactcctttctctctcctggtGTTGAAAGGCTGTCAGATTCCCCAGGGAAAGAGGGATCATTACTCTGGATTTCTGGCTGAAAGTATTTCTGATACTGTAACTACAGTTTTCTGATTTTGcacacttttttctcttttattggtatacaatattttacatatttatgggggtacatgtgagtatttgatacatgcataaaatgtgtaatgattaagTTAGAGTATTTAGGGTATACATCATCTCAAGTATCACTAGTATgtattgggaacatttcaagtccttcaagctactttaaaatatacaacatgttgttgttaactatagtatAGTCACCCTACACTGCTGTCAAACATGagaacttgttttattttattttaaaaaatgggattaatttttttttttagtagagatggggtctcagtttGATGCCCAGGTGGTCTCAagctgctggcctcaagtgatcctcctgcctcgtccttcctaaatgttgggattacaggtatgagccaccgtgcctggactagaacttatttcttctatctaactatGTTTGTACTCATCCATCAATCTCTCTTCATTTCGCCCACCCCACCCTCAAAtgcttcccaacctctggtactATCAAAATCCTCTATTTCTATGAGATCAAGTTTTTAGCTCTTACAGATGGGTGAGAATATGTGTTTgtctcatttcacttaacataatgacttccattCCTtgaatactatttatttatttatttttagagacaggatatcactttgtcacccaggctggaggcataatcatagctcactgcaacctcaaactcctgggctcaaatgattctcccccctcagcctccagaatagctaggaatacaggtgcacaccaccatccctggcatacacacacacacacacacacacacacacacacaaacatatatatatatatattagacagtcttgctctatcacccaggctgcggtggaggggtgcaatctcagcttattacaatctccacctcccgggtttaagaaATTCTTGCAcatcagcctgccgagtagctgggattacaggcatgcgccaacatgcctgactagtttttgtgtttttagtggagacagggtctcaccatgttggccaggctggtctcaaactcctggcctcaaatgatctgcctgcctcggcctcccaaagtgtcaggattacaggcgtgaaccactgctcggcttaattttttatttttatacagatgaggtcttgctatgttgcccaggctggtcttgaattccagcctcaagtgatcctcctaccttggcctctcaaaagtgttgggattacaggagtgaaccatcACGTCCAGTCCCTTGAACACTCTTACTCATGATGTGCACAAACTTCATTCCAATCATTTGGTAATAGTCCATGGAGCTCAACACCCAGACTCTGCTTCCGACTTGAGTTTCCTGAGAATGGAGACAGCCTGGTCCAAGCGACCTGTCTCAGCATCTCTCCAGAAAGAGGGCCAAGGATGCATAGGCAGATAAGAAGCTCTTGCTGATCAAGGTCCAATTTCTCTTCTGTGATCGTGATTCTTGCTGCCCATAGTCTACTACCTATTTTTCACCTGTTTCCAGTATTTCATGAGATTCACCATGCTTGGTAAATGCTTACAGACACATCTACCATTTGCGGAACATCTGGCTTACAAGAAGTGCTCCTTAGTTCCCAATCTCTACTCCTTGATTTGGTACAGCTTCTGAGCTTCTTCCCTTACTCTCACCTTCCTTCTTCTATTTCATGGGAGAGAGCCCTTCTGACATTTTCCCCTTTaagcttgcttttaaaaatacgtCTTGATTCTTACCTTTATG from the Macaca nemestrina isolate mMacNem1 chromosome 11, mMacNem.hap1, whole genome shotgun sequence genome contains:
- the LOC105492599 gene encoding neurexophilin-2 codes for the protein MRLRPLPLVVVPGLLQLLFCDSKEVVHATEGLDWEDKDAPGTLVGNVVHSRIISPLRLFVKQSPVPKPGPMAYADSMENFWDWLANITEVQEPLARTKRRPIVKTGKFKKMFGWGDFHSNIKTVKLNLLITGKIVDHGNGTFSVYFRHNSTGLGNVSVSLVPPSKVVEFEVSPQSTLETKESKSFNCRIEYEKTDRAKKTALCNFDPSKICYQEQTQSHVSWLCSKPFKVICIYIAFYSVDYKLVQKVCPDYNYHSETPYLSSG